A genomic stretch from Shewanella woodyi ATCC 51908 includes:
- a CDS encoding NAD-glutamate dehydrogenase: MALKDAMPSVLLENVVNLIHSKVPNAQAKQVEQFANCLYAHMSKDDLKARNDSDLYGAVLSLWNAANLTEKGESHIRVFNPSQSKHGWQSTHSIIEVIQPDMPFLVDSISMALNRVGITSHMILHTPLSIKRTKGSISQVRYCDDADDKFEKVAVFLIEIDRQSTNKDIKQLEKEIESVLGDVAASVHDWKAMSGKLSSTISELATRPYPGHKQELEEATNFLNYLSNHHFTLLGYRRYDLRKVAGDLELVPDTSSSLGLMNIPGKPQPETGLLLSNFSESARREALDNSLLVLTKSSEKSRVHRPAYVDYVGVKRFDEQGNVIGEDRFLGLYASNLYNRSPREIPLLSEKVQRVLDRSGLTPRSHDYKALMHILETLPRDELIQGNVQELAQVAHGVLEMQDRDKLKLFVRKDGFGRFFSCLVYVSKDRYNTKLREDTQRILAQHFKTNADVEFTTYFSESTLARTHYIVKVDNNNMDVDVAAIENNLSEAARSWEDKLNDALSSTQGEESGTGLTKRYIHAFPRSYKEDVLPSSAVVDIQHLEALDDSHKLGMLFYQPQETALNNSKVRLKLFHKDEPIHLSDVLPMLENFGLRVINERPYELKTSENDTYWILDFLMTVQGSSTQSIADSQVRFQTALADVWDKQLEDDGFNRLLLETTLSGREVSILRAYAKYMRQIDATFSQAYIEETFTRYPQIAELLVKMFIRKFNPKLKTRTLNKFVEQIDLCLEDVSSLDDDRIIRRYLDLINATLRTNFYQVAADGSDKEYVSFKFSPELIPEMPRPLPKFEIFVYSPRVEGVHLRGGKVARGGLRWSDRREDFRTEVLGLVKAQQVKNTVIVPVGAKGGFVCKQLPTEGGREAFFTEGQECYRIFIRALLDVSDNIINGEVVPPVNVVRHDEDDPYLVVAADKGTATFSDIANAISEEYNFWLGDAFASGGSNGYDHKKMGITARGAWESVKRHFREIGIDCQTTDFTCLAVGDMAGDVFGNGMLLSEHTRLVVAFNHMHIFIDPTPDAESSYKERARLFELPRSSWEDYNKELISKGGGIFMRSAKSITLTPEIKKMLETKKASMTPTELLKELLKMKVDLIWNGGIGTYVKASSETHAEVGDRANDTLRVNGNEVQARIIGEGGNLGCTQLGRIEYAANGGRMNTDFVDNVGGVDCSDNEVNIKILLNALVADGEMTLKQRNRLLVDMTDEVSRIVLQDCKDQTRTISVTQVRGAEQLKEQIRFIHYLEKEGKLDRALEFLPSEDELAERLANGKPLTRPELSVLVAYAKMVLKEQLLTPEITDDPFLSQLLIEYFPQQLQEKYSDRMVAHPLRAEIIATSLANELVNDLGLNFVQRMQDETGASVAEAAICYTMAREVFGLAGLTKNITSLNGIIPAVVQGEMLHQLRRNIRRACRWFLRHRNRGQSIQQTVEFFAPVFADLKANVHGYMVEDEVEGIRLEIAALIKEGVTEEVATNVVNMSTLFSALDIAQIAELESKPVALVAQTYFKLGAQVDLHWFLDQISAQPVANHWQALARAAFREELDWQQRSLSSVVLRTCTETCDANSIIAQWIDSNQGLLERWFHMLADFKTSQSHEFAKFSVALRELNLLILHCEGQK, translated from the coding sequence ATGGCCTTGAAAGATGCAATGCCTTCGGTACTACTTGAAAATGTAGTAAACCTTATTCACTCTAAAGTTCCTAACGCACAAGCAAAACAGGTAGAACAATTTGCCAATTGTCTCTACGCTCACATGTCTAAAGATGATCTAAAAGCCCGAAATGACAGTGATCTTTATGGGGCAGTGTTAAGCTTGTGGAATGCGGCAAATCTCACTGAAAAAGGTGAGTCTCATATTCGGGTTTTCAACCCAAGTCAGTCTAAGCATGGCTGGCAATCTACTCATTCAATCATCGAAGTTATCCAACCTGATATGCCTTTCTTGGTGGACTCCATCAGCATGGCATTAAATCGTGTCGGGATCACATCCCACATGATTTTGCACACCCCACTCTCAATAAAAAGAACAAAAGGGAGTATTTCTCAGGTTAGGTATTGTGATGATGCCGATGATAAGTTTGAAAAAGTTGCGGTTTTTCTTATCGAAATTGATAGGCAAAGCACCAATAAAGATATAAAACAGCTAGAGAAAGAGATTGAGTCTGTATTGGGCGATGTCGCGGCATCTGTGCATGACTGGAAAGCGATGTCTGGTAAGTTAAGCTCAACAATCTCTGAGCTTGCAACTCGCCCTTACCCTGGTCATAAGCAGGAGCTGGAAGAGGCTACAAACTTCCTTAATTACCTAAGTAATCACCATTTTACGCTTCTTGGTTATCGCCGATACGATCTGCGCAAGGTTGCTGGTGATTTAGAGTTGGTACCTGACACTTCAAGTAGCTTAGGCTTAATGAATATTCCGGGTAAACCACAGCCTGAAACTGGCTTATTACTCTCTAATTTTTCTGAAAGTGCTCGTAGAGAAGCGCTAGATAACAGCTTACTGGTTCTAACTAAGAGTAGTGAGAAGAGTCGTGTACATCGTCCAGCGTATGTTGATTATGTCGGTGTTAAGCGATTTGATGAGCAAGGAAATGTTATCGGCGAAGATAGGTTCTTAGGTTTATATGCTTCGAATCTATATAACAGAAGCCCACGTGAGATCCCGCTTCTATCAGAGAAAGTGCAACGTGTGTTAGACCGTTCAGGGTTAACCCCGCGCTCTCATGATTACAAAGCTTTGATGCATATTTTAGAGACGCTTCCTCGTGATGAGTTAATTCAAGGTAATGTTCAAGAGCTTGCTCAGGTCGCCCATGGCGTTCTAGAGATGCAAGATCGTGACAAATTGAAGCTGTTTGTCCGTAAAGATGGTTTTGGGCGCTTCTTCTCATGTCTAGTTTATGTCTCTAAAGACAGATATAACACTAAGCTACGTGAAGATACTCAACGTATTCTGGCTCAACACTTTAAAACTAACGCCGATGTTGAATTTACGACCTACTTCTCAGAATCTACGCTTGCGCGTACGCATTACATAGTTAAAGTCGATAACAATAATATGGATGTAGATGTGGCCGCCATTGAAAATAATTTATCAGAAGCTGCACGTTCTTGGGAAGATAAACTCAATGATGCGCTAAGCAGCACACAGGGTGAAGAGTCTGGAACGGGTCTGACTAAACGTTATATACATGCGTTTCCTCGCAGTTATAAAGAGGATGTACTACCAAGCTCTGCAGTTGTTGATATTCAGCATTTAGAAGCGTTAGATGACAGCCATAAGCTGGGCATGCTCTTCTACCAACCGCAGGAAACGGCGCTAAATAACAGTAAAGTTCGATTAAAGCTGTTCCATAAAGATGAGCCGATCCATCTTTCTGACGTCCTGCCTATGCTGGAGAACTTTGGTCTTCGCGTGATAAATGAAAGACCTTATGAGTTAAAAACTTCAGAGAACGACACTTACTGGATTTTAGATTTCTTAATGACAGTGCAGGGGAGCTCGACTCAAAGTATTGCCGACAGTCAGGTACGATTCCAAACAGCACTGGCTGATGTGTGGGATAAGCAGCTTGAAGATGATGGTTTTAACCGCCTACTTTTAGAGACAACGTTGAGTGGCCGTGAAGTTTCAATATTACGTGCTTACGCTAAATATATGCGTCAAATTGATGCAACCTTCAGCCAAGCTTATATCGAAGAGACCTTTACTCGTTACCCTCAGATAGCTGAGCTACTTGTGAAGATGTTTATTCGTAAGTTTAATCCTAAGCTTAAGACTCGCACACTGAACAAGTTTGTTGAGCAGATTGACCTCTGTTTAGAGGACGTCTCTAGTTTGGATGATGACCGTATTATTCGTCGTTACCTCGACTTGATTAATGCAACATTAAGAACCAACTTCTACCAAGTTGCAGCCGACGGTAGTGACAAAGAGTATGTTTCATTTAAGTTCTCGCCAGAGCTTATTCCTGAGATGCCTCGTCCATTGCCTAAGTTTGAGATTTTCGTGTACTCCCCAAGAGTCGAAGGTGTTCATCTACGTGGCGGTAAAGTGGCCCGTGGTGGTCTACGTTGGTCAGACCGTCGTGAAGATTTCCGTACTGAGGTGCTTGGCTTAGTTAAAGCACAGCAAGTTAAAAACACGGTTATTGTTCCAGTGGGTGCTAAAGGTGGTTTTGTCTGTAAACAGCTGCCAACAGAGGGGGGGCGTGAAGCCTTCTTTACTGAGGGGCAGGAGTGTTACCGCATCTTTATTCGTGCACTTTTGGATGTCTCAGACAATATTATTAATGGTGAAGTTGTTCCTCCTGTTAATGTTGTTCGACACGATGAAGATGACCCTTACTTGGTTGTTGCGGCGGATAAAGGAACTGCAACTTTCTCGGATATCGCCAATGCCATCTCTGAAGAGTACAACTTCTGGTTGGGAGATGCGTTTGCATCAGGCGGAAGTAACGGTTATGACCATAAAAAGATGGGGATCACAGCCCGTGGTGCTTGGGAGTCTGTTAAGCGTCACTTCCGTGAAATTGGTATCGATTGTCAGACCACAGACTTTACCTGCTTAGCGGTAGGTGACATGGCGGGTGATGTATTCGGTAATGGTATGTTGCTGTCTGAACATACACGTCTTGTGGTTGCATTTAACCATATGCATATCTTTATCGACCCAACTCCGGATGCTGAGTCAAGTTATAAAGAGCGTGCTCGCTTGTTTGAGCTGCCTCGTTCGAGCTGGGAAGATTACAATAAAGAGTTGATCTCAAAAGGCGGCGGCATCTTTATGCGCTCAGCCAAGTCGATCACCTTAACACCAGAAATTAAGAAGATGCTTGAGACTAAGAAAGCATCTATGACGCCGACGGAGCTGCTAAAAGAGCTTCTGAAGATGAAAGTCGATCTGATCTGGAACGGTGGTATCGGAACTTACGTTAAAGCCAGTAGCGAGACCCACGCTGAAGTTGGTGACCGTGCCAACGATACTTTGCGTGTTAATGGTAATGAGGTTCAGGCCAGAATTATTGGTGAAGGTGGCAACTTAGGTTGTACTCAGCTTGGTCGTATTGAGTATGCTGCAAATGGTGGCCGCATGAATACCGACTTCGTTGATAACGTTGGTGGCGTGGATTGCTCTGATAACGAAGTGAATATCAAAATTTTGCTTAATGCACTGGTTGCAGATGGTGAGATGACCTTAAAGCAGCGTAATCGCTTGTTAGTCGATATGACTGATGAAGTGAGCCGGATTGTATTGCAGGACTGTAAAGATCAGACCCGTACTATCTCCGTGACTCAGGTACGTGGTGCAGAGCAACTTAAAGAGCAGATCCGCTTTATTCACTACCTTGAAAAAGAGGGTAAGTTAGATCGCGCACTTGAGTTCCTGCCGTCTGAAGATGAACTTGCAGAGCGTTTAGCTAACGGTAAGCCGTTAACCAGACCTGAACTTTCTGTACTTGTCGCTTATGCGAAGATGGTACTCAAAGAGCAGTTGCTGACGCCTGAAATCACAGATGATCCTTTCTTGAGTCAGCTATTGATTGAGTATTTCCCTCAACAGCTGCAAGAAAAGTACAGTGATCGTATGGTTGCTCACCCTCTTAGGGCTGAAATTATCGCTACTTCATTGGCAAATGAGCTGGTGAATGACTTAGGTCTTAATTTTGTACAACGTATGCAAGATGAGACTGGTGCCTCAGTTGCTGAAGCTGCCATTTGTTATACTATGGCTCGTGAAGTATTTGGTTTAGCTGGTTTAACTAAAAACATTACATCGCTAAATGGTATTATCCCTGCAGTTGTACAGGGTGAGATGTTGCATCAACTTCGCCGTAATATACGTCGTGCTTGTCGTTGGTTCCTACGTCACAGAAATCGTGGTCAGAGTATTCAGCAAACAGTTGAGTTTTTTGCACCTGTATTTGCAGATCTTAAAGCGAATGTTCACGGTTATATGGTTGAGGATGAAGTCGAAGGAATTCGTCTTGAAATTGCAGCGCTCATTAAAGAGGGAGTCACAGAGGAAGTTGCAACGAACGTTGTAAACATGAGTACCCTGTTCTCCGCTTTAGATATTGCACAAATTGCTGAGCTAGAAAGTAAGCCTGTTGCATTGGTTGCACAAACTTACTTTAAACTCGGTGCGCAGGTTGACCTACACTGGTTCTTAGATCAGATAAGTGCTCAGCCAGTTGCGAACCATTGGCAGGCACTAGCAAGGGCAGCATTTAGAGAGGAGTTAGATTGGCAACAGCGTTCATTGAGTTCAGTAGTACTTCGTACTTGTACTGAAACTTGTGATGCTAACTCCATCATTGCTCAGTGGATTGACTCCAATCAGGGCTTATTGGAGAGATGGTTCCACATGCTAGCAGACTTTAAGACATCTCAAAGTCATGAGTTTGCCAAGTTCTCGGTTGCATTAAGAGAGCTAAACCTCTTGATTCTTCATTGTGAAGGTCAAAAGTAA
- the pyrD gene encoding quinone-dependent dihydroorotate dehydrogenase translates to MFYKLAQKVMFQMDPEKAHHFALNSLMATANTPLDCFYAQKIAPSPVEFMGVTFPNPVGLAAGMDKDGECIDGFHAMGFGHIEVGTVTPRPQPGNDLPRLFRLKPAKGIINRMGFNNKGVDNLIANLKAAKSGALIGVNIGKNKDTPVEQGKDDYLICMDKVYEYAAYIAVNISSPNTPGLRSLQYGDLLDDLLGSLKAKQKDLAQKHGKYVPIALKIAPDLSDEEIQKIADSLIKNQFDGAIATNTTLSRDGVSGLMNANETGGLSGKPLNLLSTSVIKKLSSCLNGQIPIIGVGGINSAADAIDKLDAGASMVQIYSGFIYQGPKLIKDIIEACRVRK, encoded by the coding sequence ATGTTTTACAAACTCGCTCAGAAAGTCATGTTTCAGATGGATCCTGAAAAGGCTCATCACTTTGCATTAAACAGCTTAATGGCAACGGCTAATACACCATTAGATTGTTTCTATGCTCAGAAGATTGCGCCAAGCCCAGTAGAGTTTATGGGAGTGACTTTTCCAAATCCTGTGGGATTAGCTGCTGGCATGGATAAAGATGGTGAGTGCATCGATGGTTTTCATGCTATGGGTTTTGGTCATATTGAAGTTGGCACAGTAACCCCGCGGCCGCAACCTGGTAATGATCTACCACGTCTATTTCGTTTAAAGCCTGCAAAGGGCATTATCAATAGAATGGGTTTTAACAATAAAGGGGTAGATAACCTGATAGCCAATCTAAAAGCGGCTAAATCAGGAGCCTTGATTGGTGTCAATATCGGTAAAAATAAAGACACACCAGTTGAGCAAGGAAAAGATGATTACCTTATCTGTATGGATAAAGTGTATGAATATGCAGCTTATATTGCGGTTAACATCTCATCGCCAAACACTCCAGGTTTGCGCAGTCTGCAGTATGGGGATCTTTTAGATGATCTATTAGGATCGCTAAAAGCCAAGCAGAAAGATCTTGCACAGAAGCATGGAAAGTACGTACCTATAGCATTAAAAATTGCACCGGATCTCTCTGATGAGGAGATTCAAAAAATTGCTGACTCTCTAATAAAGAACCAGTTTGATGGTGCAATTGCCACTAATACAACATTAAGTCGTGACGGTGTGAGTGGACTGATGAATGCCAATGAAACTGGCGGATTGAGCGGTAAACCTTTGAATTTGCTGTCTACATCAGTCATCAAAAAACTGTCTAGCTGCTTAAATGGTCAGATCCCGATTATTGGAGTCGGTGGAATTAACTCTGCTGCTGATGCAATCGATAAACTCGATGCTGGAGCAAGTATGGTTCAGATCTATTCAGGCTTTATCTATCAGGGTCCTAAGTTAATTAAAGATATCATCGAAGCTTGTAGAGTTCGTAAATAA
- a CDS encoding cell division protein ZapC has product MLLMPKKDWQWRYSDTYGVLSVSLGSEMEFLTPYKSKSLIPDALSELEFSVEHAKFYIDFIELLSKSLTISDAMKVQLALNGTAAHFLLKPQMPKSWFFDTSSMCVYSELGKVFQLKCRGAIAQVLVVETSIQASLVMLLSNELPLNDNKSLMQFECIKVMHDRLHPLKVSRAIAAA; this is encoded by the coding sequence ATGCTATTAATGCCAAAAAAGGATTGGCAATGGAGATATAGTGATACGTATGGTGTATTAAGCGTTTCATTAGGTTCCGAAATGGAATTTTTGACTCCTTATAAATCTAAATCTTTAATTCCTGATGCGTTATCGGAATTAGAGTTTAGTGTTGAGCACGCCAAATTTTATATTGATTTTATTGAACTCCTTTCAAAATCATTAACCATCTCTGATGCTATGAAAGTGCAATTAGCGCTTAATGGTACAGCAGCCCACTTCCTATTAAAGCCTCAAATGCCTAAGTCATGGTTTTTCGATACCAGTAGCATGTGCGTTTATAGTGAGTTAGGAAAAGTGTTTCAGCTTAAGTGCCGAGGTGCGATTGCACAGGTGCTTGTTGTGGAAACAAGTATTCAAGCCTCTTTGGTTATGTTGCTTTCTAACGAGTTGCCACTTAATGATAATAAATCATTAATGCAGTTTGAATGTATTAAAGTGATGCATGATAGATTGCACCCATTGAAGGTGAGCAGGGCTATTGCAGCTGCATAA
- the rlmKL gene encoding bifunctional 23S rRNA (guanine(2069)-N(7))-methyltransferase RlmK/23S rRNA (guanine(2445)-N(2))-methyltransferase RlmL, whose product MLNFFAAAPRGYEYALSLELADLGASDIKESVAGVYFSASLELGYRITLWSRIASRIIFVIHKGPCESPEQLYNAAYGIDWQMEFNHRSTFSIDFHGMGGFINNTMFGALKIKDAIVDRFRDDDCPRPDVARVDADFRIDAHYRRGQITIGLNFSGPALHKRGYRDITGEAPLKENLAANMLMRSGWQKNPVSLLDPFCGSGTILIEAAMMACDMAPGLHRERFGFEHWLRHNDKYWQELLDEAKARASIGITRCKTKFYGSDIDSRIVALAKKNAANAGVLELIDFSVTNALNVKVPEETGYLITNPPYGERLGTVTALLQLYYQLGDKFKAEFGGWNLAVLNSDVELLSALKLKADKQMKMNNGALECAFNLYTVHATNTRRVDPSNINREGDVSDIAVPFVNRVKKNIKQLQKWAKKEGIDSYRIYDADLPDYKVAIDKYLDYVVIQEYTAPVDIPESVTKRRLTDVLITLPGAIGIDPNNIILKTREKQKGTNQYEKIQANKLELITTEYGAKFKLNLKEYLDTGLFLDHRLTRKLVGEKSKDRDVLNLFAYTGTASVHAALGGAKSVKTVDMSNTYTNWAKENFALNGLNDDKYQFVQANCMQWIKTTHDKFDLIFIDPPTFSNSKRMEDSFDVLRDHVPLLSSLIKLLNPNGEIIFSNNKRKFKMEIEALEALNFTVKNIDNQTLPLDFKRNPQIHNTWLLTHGG is encoded by the coding sequence ATGTTAAATTTCTTTGCTGCGGCTCCTAGGGGCTATGAATATGCGTTATCACTTGAGTTAGCGGACCTCGGTGCGTCTGACATTAAAGAGAGTGTTGCTGGTGTTTACTTTTCAGCTTCGCTCGAGTTGGGATATCGAATTACCCTTTGGTCAAGAATTGCTAGTCGGATAATTTTTGTTATCCATAAAGGACCATGTGAATCGCCTGAGCAGCTTTACAATGCCGCATATGGCATTGATTGGCAGATGGAGTTCAACCACCGCAGCACATTTAGTATCGATTTTCACGGTATGGGTGGCTTTATTAATAACACCATGTTTGGTGCACTTAAAATTAAGGATGCCATCGTTGATCGCTTCCGTGATGATGATTGCCCAAGACCAGACGTAGCTCGTGTCGATGCGGATTTTAGAATTGATGCACACTATCGCCGCGGTCAAATCACCATTGGTTTGAACTTTTCAGGCCCTGCACTGCACAAACGTGGTTACCGTGACATAACGGGTGAAGCACCACTTAAAGAAAACCTCGCCGCTAATATGTTGATGCGAAGTGGATGGCAGAAAAATCCAGTTTCCTTGTTAGATCCATTCTGCGGTAGTGGTACGATTTTAATTGAAGCCGCCATGATGGCCTGCGATATGGCCCCTGGTCTTCATCGGGAGCGTTTCGGTTTTGAACATTGGCTGAGACACAATGATAAATACTGGCAAGAGCTGCTGGACGAAGCAAAGGCGAGGGCATCGATAGGTATTACACGCTGTAAAACTAAATTTTATGGCTCGGATATCGACTCACGTATTGTGGCACTTGCAAAAAAGAATGCCGCAAATGCTGGTGTCTTGGAGTTAATCGATTTTAGTGTTACTAACGCATTAAACGTGAAAGTACCTGAAGAGACTGGCTATCTCATTACCAATCCACCTTATGGTGAACGATTAGGCACAGTGACAGCATTACTGCAGTTGTATTATCAGCTTGGTGATAAGTTTAAAGCTGAATTTGGTGGCTGGAATCTTGCTGTTTTGAACAGCGATGTAGAGCTATTGTCTGCGTTAAAGTTAAAAGCAGATAAACAGATGAAGATGAATAATGGTGCGCTAGAGTGCGCCTTTAATCTCTATACTGTTCATGCTACAAATACGCGACGTGTTGATCCAAGTAATATCAATCGTGAAGGTGATGTGAGTGATATTGCAGTGCCTTTTGTGAACCGGGTAAAAAAGAATATTAAGCAGCTACAAAAATGGGCTAAGAAAGAGGGGATTGATAGCTATCGTATCTATGATGCTGATCTACCCGATTACAAAGTTGCCATTGATAAGTACTTAGATTACGTTGTGATCCAAGAATATACTGCACCTGTCGATATCCCTGAGTCTGTCACTAAACGTCGATTAACAGATGTACTTATCACTCTACCGGGGGCGATCGGTATCGATCCCAATAATATTATTTTAAAAACCCGTGAGAAGCAGAAAGGCACTAACCAGTACGAGAAGATCCAAGCAAACAAGCTTGAGCTTATTACCACTGAGTATGGCGCTAAATTTAAGTTAAACCTTAAAGAGTATTTAGATACAGGTCTTTTCTTAGATCACCGCCTAACGCGTAAATTAGTGGGTGAAAAATCCAAAGATCGTGATGTATTGAACCTGTTTGCATACACAGGAACAGCCTCTGTCCATGCCGCTCTAGGTGGGGCTAAGTCGGTAAAGACTGTCGACATGTCTAATACCTATACAAACTGGGCTAAAGAAAACTTTGCTTTAAACGGTTTAAATGATGATAAGTATCAGTTTGTTCAAGCTAACTGTATGCAGTGGATTAAAACCACTCACGATAAGTTTGACCTGATTTTTATCGATCCACCGACATTCTCTAACTCTAAGAGAATGGAGGACTCTTTTGATGTGCTACGTGATCATGTGCCTCTTTTATCGAGTCTAATTAAGCTATTAAACCCTAATGGTGAGATTATTTTCTCAAATAATAAGCGCAAGTTTAAGATGGAAATCGAAGCATTAGAAGCCTTGAACTTTACCGTTAAGAACATAGATAACCAGACACTTCCTCTGGACTTTAAACGTAACCCGCAGATCCACAATACCTGGTTGCTTACCCATGGCGGATAG
- a CDS encoding glutaredoxin family protein — translation MADSRSNYILFHTDVCHLCELAAELLMQSAVKFESQDICDDETLVEQYGTRIPVLKQIDTNRELNWPFDIDALNEFLGA, via the coding sequence ATGGCGGATAGCCGTTCAAACTACATTTTGTTCCACACAGATGTTTGCCATCTGTGTGAGCTTGCTGCTGAATTGCTTATGCAGAGCGCAGTAAAATTTGAGAGCCAAGATATTTGCGATGATGAAACCTTAGTTGAGCAATATGGCACTCGTATTCCAGTATTAAAGCAGATCGATACCAATAGAGAGCTAAATTGGCCCTTTGATATCGATGCATTGAATGAATTTTTAGGAGCATAA
- a CDS encoding ABC transporter ATP-binding protein encodes MSLVRINNGSLAYGYTPLLQKADFTIEAGERVCIVGRNGAGKSSLMKVLSGDVLLDEGEFNIATDVKVSRLQQDPPKAEKGSVYSYISAGLQEVGEKLERYHQLAHDVGSAEPEQMERMLKQMERLQEDIDHLNGWQLDNRINQNCELLGLDPDSPLCELSGGWQRKVALARSLVSEPDLLLLDEPTNHLDIDTIEWLEQFLMSYKGAIVFVSHDRGFISRMATRIVDLDRGVVTSWPGNYQAYLDGKAEWLRVEAEQNAHFDKKLAEEEAWIRQGVKARRTRNEGRVRALKALRVERMARLNRQGGAKMAVADTDRSGKLVFDIEDLNYNLPDKNLVKNFTSAVMRGDRIALIGPNGCGKSTLVKLLIGQLEAQSGSVKVGTKLEIAYFDQYREALDPEKTVEENVGDGKKTITINGQDRHILSYLQDFLFSPMRARTPVKALSGGEKNRLLLARLLLRPANLIILDEPTNDLDIETLELLESLLTEYPGTLLIVSHDRAFIDNTVTSSWWFTGNGGWSEYVGGYQDAVSQGARFYSEEPQAINTVQPAKVETLEVKSEPKAKPEKKLSYKLQRELEQLPAQMEQLEQEVEALQEVISAPEFYTQDQEKINLQLQQLADKEQELEVCFERWEELESLK; translated from the coding sequence TTGAGTTTAGTTCGTATTAATAATGGTTCATTAGCCTATGGCTATACACCACTATTGCAAAAAGCGGATTTCACCATTGAAGCGGGTGAACGTGTCTGTATTGTTGGCCGTAATGGTGCTGGCAAATCGAGCTTAATGAAAGTCTTAAGTGGTGATGTACTACTCGACGAAGGTGAATTCAATATAGCGACCGATGTTAAAGTCAGTCGTTTACAGCAAGATCCACCTAAAGCAGAGAAAGGCTCTGTCTACTCCTATATCTCTGCGGGTTTGCAAGAGGTTGGTGAGAAACTAGAGCGTTATCATCAGTTAGCACATGATGTGGGAAGTGCCGAGCCTGAGCAGATGGAGCGCATGCTTAAGCAGATGGAGCGTCTGCAAGAGGATATCGATCACTTAAATGGTTGGCAACTGGATAACCGAATCAATCAAAACTGTGAGTTGCTGGGGTTAGATCCCGACAGCCCACTGTGTGAGCTATCGGGTGGTTGGCAACGTAAAGTTGCACTGGCCCGTTCGCTTGTGAGTGAGCCTGATCTGTTGCTTTTAGATGAGCCGACTAACCATCTGGATATTGATACGATTGAGTGGTTAGAGCAGTTCCTTATGAGTTACAAAGGCGCCATTGTTTTTGTGAGTCATGATAGGGGCTTTATTTCACGAATGGCCACGAGAATCGTGGATCTTGACCGCGGTGTTGTGACCTCATGGCCGGGAAATTATCAGGCATATTTGGATGGCAAGGCTGAATGGTTAAGGGTTGAAGCTGAGCAAAATGCCCATTTTGATAAGAAGTTGGCCGAAGAGGAAGCTTGGATCCGTCAAGGAGTTAAAGCGAGACGTACACGTAATGAGGGAAGAGTACGTGCGCTAAAAGCCTTAAGGGTTGAGCGTATGGCCAGATTAAATCGTCAAGGCGGTGCTAAAATGGCCGTTGCAGATACGGACCGCTCTGGAAAACTTGTCTTTGATATTGAAGATTTGAACTACAACTTGCCAGATAAAAATTTGGTGAAAAACTTTACCTCAGCGGTAATGCGCGGTGACCGAATTGCACTTATTGGTCCAAACGGTTGTGGTAAATCTACCTTAGTGAAACTTTTAATAGGTCAGCTTGAAGCTCAATCTGGTAGCGTTAAAGTGGGCACTAAGCTTGAAATCGCTTACTTTGATCAATACCGTGAAGCTCTCGATCCTGAAAAAACCGTGGAAGAGAACGTCGGAGATGGCAAGAAGACGATCACCATTAATGGTCAAGACAGGCATATTCTAAGTTACCTACAAGATTTTCTCTTTTCGCCAATGCGAGCAAGAACTCCGGTTAAGGCTTTGTCTGGCGGTGAGAAAAATAGACTTTTGCTGGCTCGTCTCTTGTTAAGACCTGCGAACTTAATTATTCTCGATGAGCCAACCAACGATCTGGATATTGAAACTCTGGAGTTATTAGAGTCTTTGTTGACTGAGTATCCAGGAACTTTATTAATCGTGAGCCATGACAGGGCATTTATCGATAATACCGTGACCAGCAGCTGGTGGTTTACCGGTAATGGTGGGTGGAGTGAATACGTTGGTGGTTATCAGGATGCGGTCTCTCAAGGGGCTCGTTTTTATTCTGAGGAACCTCAGGCGATTAACACTGTCCAACCTGCTAAGGTTGAAACGCTTGAGGTTAAATCTGAGCCAAAAGCTAAGCCGGAAAAGAAACTTTCCTATAAATTGCAACGCGAACTCGAACAGTTACCAGCACAAATGGAGCAGTTAGAGCAAGAGGTTGAAGCGTTACAGGAAGTGATAAGTGCGCCAGAGTTTTACACTCAGGATCAAGAAAAAATAAATCTCCAGCTCCAACAGCTTGCAGATAAAGAACAAGAGTTGGAAGTTTGTTTTGAGCGATGGGAAGAGCTAGAGTCGCTTAAATAA